The following proteins are encoded in a genomic region of Arachis stenosperma cultivar V10309 chromosome 4, arast.V10309.gnm1.PFL2, whole genome shotgun sequence:
- the LOC130976831 gene encoding BTB/POZ domain-containing protein At5g47800-like isoform X1, producing the protein MKFMKLGTRPDTFYTEQATRTLVSNIAVDLVIKINDITYLLHKLQAPLLPKCGLLQQLCSDFSDPEPVSLELHDIPGGENAFELCAKFCYGMSINISAHNIVPAFCAAKFLQMNESIEKGNFVGKLEAFFNSCILEGWKDSIVAIQATDKLPLWSENLGIIRKCIDSIIEKILTPSPQVKWSYTYTRPGYARKQHHSVPKDWWTEDVSDLGIDLFRCIIMAIRSTYVLPHQLIGEALHVYACKWLPGLTNIRSSGSSLAQTEESKAKNQKILETIVSMIPADKGSVSVGFLLKLLSISSHLGISPTTKTELIKRASIQFEEATVSDLLYHSTSSSDQNFYDTELVLAVLESFFKFWKSKPPSVVDNRQFLKSVRNVGKLIDSYLQVVARDNNMPVSKFVALAEAVPAIGRSEHDDLYQAINIYLKVHPDLGKAEKRRLCRILQCQRLSPEARAHAVKNELLPLRTVVQLVYFEQEKGSNNKATTTTTINHHKLQKSHHDLLQGAAAKRPAARVAHDTQSLGINKEELMRRMSHAESREKVQNRSKISDGKLALEIEKKMVIGGGTKEECTSGCKLELVSKKSMRKVRSNKSEHGHGNGK; encoded by the exons atgaagtTCATGAAACTTGGGACAAGGCCAGATACTTTCTACACTGAACAAGCTACCAG GACTTTGGTTTCAAATATAGCTGTAGACCTTGTGATAAAAATCAATGATATTACTTATTTGCTACACAAG CTGCAGGCTCCGCTTCTTCCGAAATGTGGTCTTCTGCAACAACTTTGCAGTGACTTCAGTGATCCTGAGCCTGTTTCTCTAGAGCTTCATGATATACCCGGAGGCGAAAATGCTTTTGAACTCTGTGCCAAGTTCTGTTATGGCATGTCAATCAATATTAGTGCTCATAACATTGTGCCAGCATTCTGTGCAGCTAAGTTCCTCCAAATGAACGAATCAATCGAGAAGGGTAACTTTGTAGGGAAGCTTGAGGCTTTCTTCAATTCTTGTATTCTTGAAGGTTGGAAGGATTCCATTGTAGCAATTCAGGCCACTGATAAGTTACCACTTTGGTCAGAGAATCTTGGAATAATAAGAAAGTGCATTGATTCAATTATTGAGAAAATTCTCACACCCTCACCACAG GTTAAATGGTCCTACACCTACACGAGGCCCGGTTATGCTAGAAAACAGCATCATTCTGTCCCAAAGGATTGGTGGACAGAGGACGTGTCAGATCTCGGTATAGATCTTTTCCGGTGCATAATAATGGCAATCAGATCAACATATGTGTTGCCACACCAGCTTATTGGTGAAGCATTGCACGTCTATGCTTGCAAGTGGCTACCTGGCCTCACAAATATTAGAAGTTCAGGAAGTTCACTAGCACAGACCGAAGAATCAAAAGCGaaaaaccaaaaaattcttGAGACAATTGTAAGCATGATTCCTGCAGATAAAGGATCGGTTTCAGTTGGCTTCTTGTTGAAACTTCTCAGCATTTCGAGTCATCTTGGCATCTCGCCAACGACAAAAACAGAACTGATAAAAAGAGCCAGCATACAGTTTGAGGAAGCAACGGTGAGCGACTTGCTCTATCATTCGACCTCTTCTTCGGACCAGAATTTCTATGACACAGAATTAGTCCTAGCGGTTCTTGAGAGTTTCTTCAAGTTTTGGAAGAGCAAGCCCCCTAGTGTAGTTGATAACAGACAATTCTTGAAATCGGTCAGAAATGTTGGGAAGCTCATTGATTCCTATCTTCAAGTGGTTGCAAGGGATAATAACATGCCAGTATCAAAGTTTGTAGCTCTTGCTGAAGCCGTGCCGGCTATTGGCCGATCAGAGCATGATGATCTTTACCAGGCAATCAACATCTATCTTAAG GTGCATCCTGATCTTGGCAAGGCAGAGAAGAGGCGCTTGTGCCGGATTCTACAATGCCAAAGACTGTCCCCAGAGGCGCGAGCGCACGCAGTTAAGAACGAGCTTCTGCCACTAAGAACAGTGGTTCAGCTTGTCTACTTTGAACAAGAGAAAGGCTCTAACAATAAggcaacaacaaccacaaccatCAATCAtcacaagctgcaaaaatcacATCATGATTTACTTCAAGGAGCAGCAGCGAAGCGGCCGGCTGCTAGAGTCGCGCACGACACACAATCTTTAGGCATAAACAAAGAGGAACTCATGAGAAGAATGTCTCATGCCGAGAGCAGAGAAAAGGTTCAAAACAGAAGTAAAATATCAGATGGTAAATTGGCATTGGAGATTGAAAAGAAGATGGTTATAGGAGGAGGAACAAAAGAAGAATGTACATCAGGGTGTAAGTTGGAATTGGTTTCAAAGAAAAGCATGAGAAAGGTAAGGAGTAATAAATCAGAACATGGCCATGGAAATGGAAAATAG
- the LOC130976831 gene encoding BTB/POZ domain-containing protein At5g47800-like isoform X2: MKFMKLGTRPDTFYTEQATRTLVSNIAVDLVIKINDITYLLHKAPLLPKCGLLQQLCSDFSDPEPVSLELHDIPGGENAFELCAKFCYGMSINISAHNIVPAFCAAKFLQMNESIEKGNFVGKLEAFFNSCILEGWKDSIVAIQATDKLPLWSENLGIIRKCIDSIIEKILTPSPQVKWSYTYTRPGYARKQHHSVPKDWWTEDVSDLGIDLFRCIIMAIRSTYVLPHQLIGEALHVYACKWLPGLTNIRSSGSSLAQTEESKAKNQKILETIVSMIPADKGSVSVGFLLKLLSISSHLGISPTTKTELIKRASIQFEEATVSDLLYHSTSSSDQNFYDTELVLAVLESFFKFWKSKPPSVVDNRQFLKSVRNVGKLIDSYLQVVARDNNMPVSKFVALAEAVPAIGRSEHDDLYQAINIYLKVHPDLGKAEKRRLCRILQCQRLSPEARAHAVKNELLPLRTVVQLVYFEQEKGSNNKATTTTTINHHKLQKSHHDLLQGAAAKRPAARVAHDTQSLGINKEELMRRMSHAESREKVQNRSKISDGKLALEIEKKMVIGGGTKEECTSGCKLELVSKKSMRKVRSNKSEHGHGNGK; this comes from the exons atgaagtTCATGAAACTTGGGACAAGGCCAGATACTTTCTACACTGAACAAGCTACCAG GACTTTGGTTTCAAATATAGCTGTAGACCTTGTGATAAAAATCAATGATATTACTTATTTGCTACACAAG GCTCCGCTTCTTCCGAAATGTGGTCTTCTGCAACAACTTTGCAGTGACTTCAGTGATCCTGAGCCTGTTTCTCTAGAGCTTCATGATATACCCGGAGGCGAAAATGCTTTTGAACTCTGTGCCAAGTTCTGTTATGGCATGTCAATCAATATTAGTGCTCATAACATTGTGCCAGCATTCTGTGCAGCTAAGTTCCTCCAAATGAACGAATCAATCGAGAAGGGTAACTTTGTAGGGAAGCTTGAGGCTTTCTTCAATTCTTGTATTCTTGAAGGTTGGAAGGATTCCATTGTAGCAATTCAGGCCACTGATAAGTTACCACTTTGGTCAGAGAATCTTGGAATAATAAGAAAGTGCATTGATTCAATTATTGAGAAAATTCTCACACCCTCACCACAG GTTAAATGGTCCTACACCTACACGAGGCCCGGTTATGCTAGAAAACAGCATCATTCTGTCCCAAAGGATTGGTGGACAGAGGACGTGTCAGATCTCGGTATAGATCTTTTCCGGTGCATAATAATGGCAATCAGATCAACATATGTGTTGCCACACCAGCTTATTGGTGAAGCATTGCACGTCTATGCTTGCAAGTGGCTACCTGGCCTCACAAATATTAGAAGTTCAGGAAGTTCACTAGCACAGACCGAAGAATCAAAAGCGaaaaaccaaaaaattcttGAGACAATTGTAAGCATGATTCCTGCAGATAAAGGATCGGTTTCAGTTGGCTTCTTGTTGAAACTTCTCAGCATTTCGAGTCATCTTGGCATCTCGCCAACGACAAAAACAGAACTGATAAAAAGAGCCAGCATACAGTTTGAGGAAGCAACGGTGAGCGACTTGCTCTATCATTCGACCTCTTCTTCGGACCAGAATTTCTATGACACAGAATTAGTCCTAGCGGTTCTTGAGAGTTTCTTCAAGTTTTGGAAGAGCAAGCCCCCTAGTGTAGTTGATAACAGACAATTCTTGAAATCGGTCAGAAATGTTGGGAAGCTCATTGATTCCTATCTTCAAGTGGTTGCAAGGGATAATAACATGCCAGTATCAAAGTTTGTAGCTCTTGCTGAAGCCGTGCCGGCTATTGGCCGATCAGAGCATGATGATCTTTACCAGGCAATCAACATCTATCTTAAG GTGCATCCTGATCTTGGCAAGGCAGAGAAGAGGCGCTTGTGCCGGATTCTACAATGCCAAAGACTGTCCCCAGAGGCGCGAGCGCACGCAGTTAAGAACGAGCTTCTGCCACTAAGAACAGTGGTTCAGCTTGTCTACTTTGAACAAGAGAAAGGCTCTAACAATAAggcaacaacaaccacaaccatCAATCAtcacaagctgcaaaaatcacATCATGATTTACTTCAAGGAGCAGCAGCGAAGCGGCCGGCTGCTAGAGTCGCGCACGACACACAATCTTTAGGCATAAACAAAGAGGAACTCATGAGAAGAATGTCTCATGCCGAGAGCAGAGAAAAGGTTCAAAACAGAAGTAAAATATCAGATGGTAAATTGGCATTGGAGATTGAAAAGAAGATGGTTATAGGAGGAGGAACAAAAGAAGAATGTACATCAGGGTGTAAGTTGGAATTGGTTTCAAAGAAAAGCATGAGAAAGGTAAGGAGTAATAAATCAGAACATGGCCATGGAAATGGAAAATAG